The Sporomusa termitida genome has a window encoding:
- a CDS encoding STAS domain-containing protein, whose product MMKNQEFIIDNCQVTAILTGNLQGELAAGIRETMLTYIADGYCNFNVNLTKVNTINSTGLGMLVNIQKRALQQGGNISLEGLQGTVKAAFDRTRLSKAFTILECKPFADKP is encoded by the coding sequence ATGATGAAAAATCAGGAATTTATCATTGATAACTGTCAGGTAACCGCAATTCTTACCGGCAACCTGCAAGGAGAACTCGCTGCCGGCATCAGGGAAACGATGCTCACCTATATAGCTGACGGCTATTGCAACTTTAACGTCAACCTGACTAAAGTAAATACGATTAATTCCACCGGCCTGGGCATGCTTGTCAACATCCAGAAGCGCGCCCTGCAGCAGGGCGGCAATATCAGCCTCGAAGGCCTGCAGGGCACAGTGAAAGCCGCTTTTGACCGCACAAGGCTGAGTAAAGCTTTTACTATCCTGGAATGTAAACCCTTCGCTGACAAGCCATAA
- a CDS encoding divergent polysaccharide deacetylase family protein, which yields MAKKSNHLKWILALAALVIAVIFYQAGSPPAGYDLEKTGAGVVLDFTDTANKIHAAVDAGLNSVKVKPERLTEARQEVPRTGVEGLIRWHSRSMLVMVPATMSPAVVEQALTPAAANAGGQVIGTEPDTYNGAPTVRIDVGIKDMLNNEPLTIVTDRIYVAQEQSPVPQIKPKPEVKSGGGEMAIIIDDFGYIREPIAEYANMGRPITFAVLPYRQYSTEAASAALSAGHLVMLHLPLEPLSATEETEPTVITVNMPAAEIKQTVEQAIASIPGLKGVNNHQGSKATADRQVMKTVLGVIKAHNLFFIDSRTSNKTVAAEVSRQLGLRTGENELFLDNSSDIELIKKQLRTAIAMARRNGSVTVIGHARPNTVIAVREMIPEIEAAGIRLVYADQLIR from the coding sequence ATGGCCAAAAAAAGCAATCATTTAAAATGGATACTGGCACTGGCTGCCCTTGTTATCGCTGTTATCTTTTATCAGGCAGGCAGCCCGCCGGCCGGCTACGATCTGGAAAAGACCGGGGCCGGTGTGGTCCTTGATTTTACCGATACGGCCAATAAGATTCATGCTGCTGTTGATGCTGGCCTGAACAGTGTCAAGGTAAAGCCGGAAAGGTTGACAGAAGCCCGGCAGGAGGTCCCCCGCACCGGGGTCGAGGGGCTTATTCGCTGGCATAGCCGGAGTATGCTGGTTATGGTGCCGGCCACAATGTCGCCGGCAGTGGTGGAGCAGGCCTTAACCCCGGCGGCTGCTAATGCCGGCGGCCAGGTAATCGGCACCGAACCGGATACCTATAATGGGGCGCCGACTGTGCGGATTGATGTTGGTATTAAGGATATGTTAAACAATGAACCCCTGACCATAGTGACAGACCGGATCTATGTTGCGCAGGAGCAAAGCCCGGTACCGCAAATTAAGCCTAAGCCGGAGGTCAAGTCCGGTGGCGGTGAAATGGCGATTATCATTGATGATTTTGGCTATATCCGGGAGCCGATTGCTGAATATGCCAATATGGGGCGGCCAATCACCTTTGCCGTTTTACCTTATCGCCAGTATAGTACGGAGGCGGCATCGGCAGCTCTCAGCGCCGGTCATCTAGTGATGCTGCACCTGCCGCTGGAGCCGCTGTCGGCAACGGAAGAAACAGAGCCTACCGTTATTACTGTCAATATGCCTGCGGCTGAGATTAAACAGACGGTGGAACAGGCAATTGCCTCTATACCTGGCCTCAAAGGGGTCAACAACCATCAGGGCTCAAAGGCAACTGCCGACAGGCAGGTAATGAAAACTGTATTAGGGGTTATTAAAGCCCATAATCTGTTTTTTATTGACAGCCGGACCAGCAATAAAACGGTGGCGGCCGAGGTGTCAAGGCAGCTGGGGCTGCGAACCGGAGAAAATGAGCTGTTTTTAGATAATAGTTCAGACATTGAATTAATAAAAAAGCAACTGCGGACAGCCATTGCTATGGCCCGGAGAAATGGCAGTGTAACCGTTATTGGCCATGCCCGGCCTAACACAGTCATTGCGGTAAGGGAAATGATCCCGGAGATAGAAGCAGCCGGCATCCGGCTGGTCTATGCCGATCAATTAATCAGATAA
- a CDS encoding DUF1538 domain-containing protein yields MRKVLNEKLKESVMAVVPIGAIILALHFMVASLAPWTLGMMLVGMAMLFVGLALFSIGVELAMMPIGEHVGAALISSRKLPLIIISLFVFGFMATAAEPDLSVLANQVASIPKVNLIAGISVGVGAFLVLAVLRVLFDWRLGRVLAVAYPLAFIIAIFSSDYLAVAIDSAAVTTGPVTVPFLLAIGGGFAAVSNSRHAEEDNFGISSICSVGPIISVLILGMFYDSSDTQYLPA; encoded by the coding sequence ATGAGGAAAGTGTTAAACGAGAAATTAAAAGAATCGGTCATGGCTGTTGTTCCGATAGGCGCGATCATTTTGGCACTGCATTTTATGGTCGCATCGCTGGCACCCTGGACGCTCGGGATGATGCTGGTCGGCATGGCAATGCTGTTTGTGGGGCTTGCGCTTTTTTCCATCGGCGTGGAACTTGCCATGATGCCCATTGGCGAGCATGTAGGGGCCGCATTGATTTCGTCGCGCAAACTGCCGTTGATCATTATCTCCTTGTTCGTTTTCGGCTTTATGGCGACCGCGGCTGAACCGGACCTTTCCGTGCTTGCCAATCAGGTAGCTTCGATTCCCAAAGTTAATCTGATTGCCGGTATCAGCGTGGGCGTAGGCGCATTTTTGGTGCTGGCCGTATTACGGGTGCTTTTTGACTGGCGCCTGGGGCGCGTGTTGGCGGTAGCATACCCCCTTGCCTTCATCATCGCGATTTTTTCGAGTGATTATCTCGCCGTGGCCATCGACTCGGCAGCAGTCACCACCGGGCCGGTCACGGTACCCTTCCTCCTTGCCATTGGCGGCGGGTTCGCGGCTGTTTCCAACAGCCGGCACGCTGAGGAAGATAATTTCGGTATTAGTTCAATTTGTTCCGTAGGTCCCATTATTTCGGTGCTGATATTGGGCATGTTCTATGATTCGTCGGACACACAGTATCTTCCCGCGTAG
- a CDS encoding methyl-accepting chemotaxis protein: MRLFKRIAIKGKFPGKLNIKLPVSFRFGGQLKLPAAVTGIQLTALSALLGRLHLRAKLLIVVAIFSLLSVVIGLVGLQGIKTANTALKDMYASRIIALQELKIMSDALTVNVVDTCHKVSDRHMAWALGRDRLNEGSQTIKDQWSSYKSHAATPEEEHLVAQIDGFLGMADGALAKAAEIMIKEDQPALNAFMIEELYASIEPVSGKLTELIHLQLELAKREYQAADSRYNWLIMLFSGMIAAGLGIAVTLALFILRQALREIDKMVTNVEQVAAGNLALSAIPVTATDEIGRLATAINSMVLSLRSLVETVSVSAEQVVAGAEETAAAVEQVSATAAEVAGNSSLLAADAAVGTASVVEVSKSLLELSSLVDIAKREATSAAANSRATLNTALEGRDTVANTVACMGNIKDKTLETEELMTTLNQYIAKIGAITATITGIASQTNLLSLNAAIEAARAGEAGRGFAVVAQEVKKLADQSTQGAAEVSALVQRVKESTAAAAQAMQSSRTEMEHGVASASQAQGALENIFTAVSNTVTDIEAVMAITDEEVTQSDRIIDLIDSLATVIENTAQQAEEVSSATRQTATVMDSLAANSTGTNKMAAGLKAAIAFFRTGQYTNEQEA; encoded by the coding sequence GTGAGGTTATTTAAACGCATTGCCATTAAGGGCAAATTTCCAGGAAAACTGAACATTAAACTACCGGTCAGCTTCAGGTTCGGCGGTCAGTTAAAACTGCCGGCGGCTGTAACAGGGATTCAGCTGACAGCCCTGTCGGCCTTGTTAGGCCGTCTGCATCTCAGAGCAAAACTCCTCATTGTTGTAGCTATATTTTCGCTGTTGTCTGTGGTTATTGGCCTGGTCGGATTACAGGGCATAAAAACGGCCAACACCGCCCTCAAGGATATGTATGCAAGCCGGATCATCGCCCTCCAGGAGCTCAAAATCATGTCCGATGCCCTTACCGTCAATGTTGTCGATACCTGCCACAAGGTTAGCGACAGACATATGGCCTGGGCCCTGGGCAGAGACAGACTCAATGAGGGATCCCAAACCATCAAAGACCAGTGGAGTTCCTACAAAAGCCATGCCGCAACCCCGGAAGAAGAGCATCTGGTCGCTCAGATTGACGGGTTCCTGGGTATGGCGGACGGAGCCCTGGCTAAAGCAGCGGAAATTATGATAAAAGAAGATCAGCCGGCGTTAAATGCATTTATGATTGAAGAACTGTACGCAAGTATTGAGCCGGTATCGGGAAAGCTGACTGAACTCATCCACCTGCAGCTTGAGCTGGCCAAACGAGAATATCAAGCTGCCGATAGCCGGTACAACTGGCTGATAATGCTGTTTTCGGGCATGATTGCCGCCGGCTTGGGCATCGCGGTTACGCTGGCCCTCTTCATCCTGCGCCAGGCGCTGCGGGAGATTGACAAGATGGTGACCAACGTCGAGCAGGTGGCGGCCGGCAATCTGGCATTATCAGCAATCCCCGTCACGGCCACCGATGAAATCGGCCGCCTGGCCACAGCAATAAATTCGATGGTCCTGAGCCTGCGTTCGCTTGTTGAAACAGTTTCTGTATCAGCCGAACAGGTTGTGGCCGGCGCCGAGGAAACGGCCGCAGCGGTTGAGCAGGTATCGGCTACCGCCGCCGAAGTGGCTGGCAACAGTTCGCTGCTGGCCGCCGACGCAGCGGTCGGCACAGCCTCGGTTGTTGAAGTCTCTAAATCCCTCTTAGAACTGTCCTCCCTGGTTGATATTGCCAAACGTGAAGCCACCTCGGCTGCCGCCAATTCCCGGGCAACCCTCAATACAGCCCTGGAAGGCCGGGACACAGTGGCCAACACAGTAGCCTGTATGGGCAACATTAAGGACAAAACCCTGGAAACGGAAGAGCTGATGACAACTCTCAATCAATATATTGCCAAAATCGGGGCCATCACTGCTACCATAACCGGTATTGCCTCGCAAACCAATCTGCTGTCGCTAAACGCTGCTATTGAGGCTGCCCGGGCCGGCGAAGCCGGCCGTGGTTTTGCCGTAGTGGCGCAGGAAGTCAAAAAACTGGCAGACCAGTCCACCCAAGGCGCGGCCGAGGTATCGGCACTTGTGCAAAGAGTGAAGGAAAGTACCGCCGCCGCCGCCCAGGCCATGCAAAGCAGCCGGACCGAAATGGAGCATGGCGTAGCCAGCGCCAGCCAGGCCCAAGGCGCCCTTGAGAATATCTTCACGGCTGTCAGCAATACCGTCACCGACATCGAGGCCGTAATGGCAATCACGGATGAAGAAGTCACCCAGTCTGACCGCATTATTGACCTGATCGACTCGCTGGCCACCGTAATTGAGAATACCGCGCAGCAGGCGGAAGAAGTCTCAAGTGCGACCAGGCAAACAGCAACGGTAATGGACTCTCTTGCCGCCAACTCCACTGGTACCAACAAAATGGCTGCCGGTTTAAAGGCCGCCATTGCCTTTTTTAGAACCGGCCAGTATACAAATGAACAGGAGGCCTAA